The following proteins come from a genomic window of Deltaproteobacteria bacterium:
- a CDS encoding general secretion pathway protein GspE: MARKRLGELLLEQGAITAEQLQAGLGLQRQSGNRLGAALVALGVLTEERLVGALAVALSLETVNLDKLEVEWSALHALRDRFCDANDLFPVSIEAKPTGRKVLTVAMADPLNLAAVEEIEFTTGFKVQPKLATLSQVRNAIRRHYLKLPPEEKKPAPIPPPMPEATAPPRPVSEEVVLTDAVIEEVAPTKPVPPPQRQISGRTDLAELIRKREEAVKKRARPSSGGGPRTALESDLEYLVGEPMYGPDAYEQIDRLERKLWALMRIMAKKGLLTREEFLAEFED; this comes from the coding sequence ATGGCACGCAAGCGTCTCGGCGAGCTGCTCCTGGAGCAAGGCGCGATCACCGCGGAGCAGCTCCAGGCAGGGCTCGGCCTCCAACGACAGAGCGGCAACCGGCTCGGCGCTGCCCTCGTCGCCCTCGGCGTCCTCACCGAGGAGCGGCTGGTGGGCGCCCTCGCCGTGGCCCTCTCCCTCGAGACCGTGAACCTCGACAAGCTCGAGGTGGAGTGGAGCGCCCTCCACGCCCTGCGCGACCGCTTCTGCGACGCCAACGACCTCTTCCCCGTCTCCATCGAGGCCAAGCCCACCGGTCGCAAGGTGCTCACCGTGGCCATGGCCGATCCGCTGAACCTCGCCGCCGTCGAGGAGATCGAGTTCACCACCGGCTTCAAGGTCCAGCCCAAGCTGGCCACGCTCTCCCAGGTGCGGAACGCGATCCGCCGGCACTACTTGAAGCTGCCGCCCGAGGAGAAGAAGCCCGCGCCCATCCCGCCGCCCATGCCAGAGGCCACTGCACCGCCGCGGCCGGTGTCGGAAGAGGTGGTGCTCACCGACGCCGTCATCGAAGAGGTCGCGCCCACCAAGCCGGTGCCGCCGCCGCAGCGGCAGATCAGCGGCCGAACGGACCTCGCCGAGCTCATCCGCAAGCGCGAAGAGGCCGTGAAGAAGCGCGCGCGGCCCTCGAGCGGGGGCGGGCCACGCACCGCGCTCGAGTCCGACCTCGAGTACCTGGTGGGCGAGCCCATGTACGGCCCCGACGCCTACGAGCAGATCGATCGCCTGGAGCGCAAGCTCTGGGCGCTGATGCGCATCATGGCCAAGAAGGGGCTGCTCACCCGCGAAGAGTTCCTCGCGGAGTTCGAGGACTAG